AAACCAAAAACCCATATCACAAATAATAAGCAATATAATTTTTCCCATGTCTACACTCCATTTACATTCCTCAAGTCAATGATTTTTGCCTATTTTTTGCCTCCACCACCTGCATTATTCCCTCCTGCAGCCTGAGCTGCTTTCTTTGCCGTTTTCTCCTGCAATGCTTTTGCATCCCTGCACACaaagaagaacacacaaaattaGGCACAATTAAGATCGTGAGCATTGAGCAAGCCTCTGCATCCCACAATATTACGGTAATTTTGTTTCTACAACCACATGGCAGACGCAATTGGTCACAGCATTTTATCAACTTTGGTAATTATTAGTGTGTTTGGAAACTCGTTGAGGATGCAGGAATCTTGTCTGGGATGCCGAAGCTATAACCATTAGCTTCTGAGAATCACATCCAAAAAGTGAAACCAAACATGTTATACCTCAGCTTTGCTAATTACTGCTGCTGCAATGCAACCACAGTTGCGGCTGCAAGAATGGCTGGCATTTGCAGGCAAGTTTATCGACTTTGAtaggtaattaattaatcatagcGCGATAGCTACCgcaatttaaaacattaattatgcAATTGGAAAAAACTTAACGAGAAAAGGTGAGAAAAATAACAACCTTTCCCTTCGCTGTTCAGGGGTCAACCCATCATTCTTAGGCTGCTTTGTCTTTCCACCAGCTCTTGCCTGAGCCCTTTCACGATCTCGTTCCCTCTGGTTACCGCGTTGGCTTCAGTTAAGTCCAAACAACGGATTCCACATCACAAAGAACCAAAACCCAAACAAAcacacccaaaaaaaataaaaaaataaaagagaaaaaacgcggcaaaataaattatttacatatccCTCGTTTGGAATGAAGGC
The Glycine max cultivar Williams 82 chromosome 16, Glycine_max_v4.0, whole genome shotgun sequence genome window above contains:
- the LOC100818846 gene encoding putative SERF-like protein — its product is MTRGNQRERDRERAQARAGGKTKQPKNDGLTPEQRRERDAKALQEKTAKKAAQAAGGNNAGGGGKK